Proteins from a genomic interval of Colletes latitarsis isolate SP2378_abdomen chromosome 12, iyColLati1, whole genome shotgun sequence:
- the LOC143348738 gene encoding uncharacterized protein LOC143348738: MLQYVATQHKGCQRLAYFCKKYSDSNIVNYVPQLIEAGIFQSIQEAMQPLFAQAESLLYFLNNNAVESFNNIIAKFIGGKRINFGRRDSYEGRVSAAVVQFNTTEAFSKISTVMNKQPTTIVKRMEERRKHAAEMAIKYKQEAKTSSFRNGKQSCDQNYGPNAEKPDMDKALFGVSKIEAETRDQANSEKWIAYRKKLLTASNFSKVCRLRKETPRANTLKSIMYPQLQHLHSVQYGRKNEAKALRQLEEELGKHIVPCGLLIDTALSYLGATPDGVVDDDTIVEVKCPESTKDLSPAEAIQQIPAIRRIFRGGEMNKNHHYYYQVQGQLHITNRRTALFCLWTPKGMTITTVSRNDAFWATEMEEKLWKFYEDCMLREIIDSRFNQHQPIREPPYIKTGGACTTKQ; encoded by the exons ATGCTGCAATACGTTGCGACGCAACACAAGGGGTGTCAGAGGTTAGCATATTTCTGCAAGAAATACTCTGATTCAAACATTGTTAACTACGTTCCACAATTGATAGAAGCTGGTATTTTTCAAAGCATACAGGAAGCGATGCAGCCACTTTTTGCCCAAGCCGAAAGTTTGCTGTACTTTCTAAATAATAATGCTGTTGAGAGTTTTAATAATATCATCGCCAAATTTATCGGAGGCAAAAGGATAAATTTTGGGCGAAGAGACTCCTATGAAGGTAGAGTCTCCGCTGCTGTCGTACAATTTAATACTACAGAGGCATTCAGCAAAATAAGCACGGTAATGAATAAACAGCCGACAACCATCGTAAAAAGGATGGAAGAACGTCGTAAGCATGCTGCAGAAATggcaataaaatataaacaagaAGCGAAAACATCCTCCTTCCGAAATGGAAAACAATCGTGCGACCAAAATTACGGCCCCAATGCAGAGAAACCAGATATGGACAAAGCACTTTTCGGAGTGTCAAAG ATTGAAGCAGAAACTCGTGATCAAGCAAACAGCGAGAAATGGATAGCTTATAGGAAGAAATTATTAACCGCATCCAATTTCAGCAAAGTATGCCGATTACGAAAGGAAACACCACGGGCAAATACTTTGAAAAGTATAATGTACCCGCAACTTCAACACTTGCATTCAGTGCAATACGGAAGAAAGAATGAGGCAAAGGCGTTGAGACAATTGGAGGAAGAATTAGGAAAACATATTGTCCCGTGCGGCCTGCTTATCGATACCGCTCTGTCTTATTTAGGTGCAACTCCTGACGGTGTTGTGGACGACGATACCATCGTCGAAGTGAAATGTCCCGAATCGACGAAAGATTTATCGCCTGCCGAAGCAATACAGCAAATTCCTGCAATACGGCGTATTTTCCGGGGtggtgaaatgaataaaaatcatcattattattatcaagTGCAAGGACAATTGCACATAACGAATAGACGAACAGCTTTATTCTGTTTGTGGACGCCAAAAGGAATGACAATTACAacagtatcgagaaacgatgcATTCTGGGCAACAGAAATGGAGGAAAAACTGTGGAAGTTTTATGAAGACTGCATGTTGCGAGAAATAATAGACAGTAGATTTAATCAACACCAGCCAATTAGAGAACCTCCGTACATAAAAACAGGAGGAGCATGTACCACTAAACAATAA